The genomic DNA aaaaaaatatatatttatagacctaacctactaaaattaaatttaaacttaaataataaataaaactaatctAGTGAATCTGATTATTATCGTAGCACTGACAATGAGAAACCTTAAtcattacttttttttttttttggttagtgTATGTTAGATATTTTAGGGGTATAGTCGGTGTCATGTActtgaaagttaaaaaaatgagCTCAACAGTTAAACTTTAGTTTTTAAGTTTTTAGgacaatatttatataaagatatGTTTGGGTGCAGTGATATAATTAGTTTTAAGTTGATTTTATGTATGAGTTTAAATTTCattcacataataattttttttattttttaaattaaatatttttaaaaaattactttattaacaaaattttatagcAATATATTGATTTATATAATGTTACGGGTATTTTTCGGGCTACTCTTTAGGGGCTGAACTTGACCCAACAGGCCGACCCAATTGCTTAAGACCTAGTGGGCCTCAAGCCGAGTTCGTCGGAGCAAGTTCACACATCGTTGAAACCCGAGTTCGGATCGCGAGACCAAATAGGCCTTAAATGAGTTCCCAACAACATTTTCAGCGAGCTTCGAGTAACTTTTCCAGTTCGCTAATCTAGCCAAGTACGCTCCTAGCAAGGCTCCCAGCTCGCCGACCGAATTATTCAACTCACATGACAAGGAGACCGTGAAATAGCCAAAGAGCAGTGATGGAACGGGTGTTATTCTGAACAGGCCGTTCAGGCCCAATCTGGCTCCATCCTTTTGGCCTATTCCAATCCCATCCTAGCTTTATACCAGTCTACAAGTAGCATCATTGCGGTCGCCTCTAGACATCCGTACACCCGCCTtaaatttcatcctcatttatggcggatctcatcctcattaatgacggatctcatcctcattaatgaagGTCTTGTCGGCACCAAGCCGTCTCCGCTAACACCGGATATTCAGTCCCATTACCTGTAGACGCACAATGCATGTGCACAGGGGGACATCTCCCCCTCCTATATCAGTAAGCTCTTTCCAAAGCCAAGGTAAGGTTTTTTCTTTGGCCAACCAACTAATACACTGTATTTTTCTTACTCCCTTACTTACTGGAATGTCGGAGTACTTGCAAGGGGTCAGCCGGCCGGAGGAACACAGACCGAATCATACAAAACTCCTTGGCgtattttctcttctctcttttccttgtTCATCCCATTAGTACGGATCAACGAATCACGATCGACCAATTCTGAACATCgacatataataattaaataaatacctTCGTTGACCATATGTAatataatctataaagatgaaCATTAAGCAAGTGCACTACTAATAAGGAATGATGAACATAGAGGAGATCATTATACTTTTTACCACCAAAACATAACCTGTAAGGGTTAATATATACATCTATacatctatattatatatacacaaacaattttcaatatttcatttaaacaactaaaatgaccaaaagaggattttttttttttttttttgtaaagtttCCCAAAGTAATTTTAGAAGTCAAAATGTTTAATTAAggtctattttattattaatttttgttgtatttattaTTGTAGTAGTCTGTCCTCCGGTAGAGGTCTCTCATAAAAGGCATCATACTTAGGAGAAGATGTCTTCTTGAGTCCTTAGGTGGAGGTCTCTTATAAAAGGCATCATACTCAGGAGAAGATGTCTTCTCGAGGGAGTTCTTGTTGGTTTCATGAAGGATAGAGCTTAGGAACGAATAGTAGAACAGATAGGAACGGAAGAAGATCACACAACTTATTGAGTTCAATAGATTGCTTAAATACACAAGTCATCCTTATCTAACAATCTATTTAAATACTTCCTCAACTATAGGAGATAACTATCAAAACAAACTGCAGCTAAgactaatcaaataattcaaaaaacatAGCCTAAACTTTAGGAGTTTTAAATTAACCCTTATCTGCtaaattttctctaacaaaCCAACTAAGAGATAGCTTTGAAAGCTATCTATTTGAACATGTTTCAGCAGCTTATCAACTGCCGAGGCATTATTTCacaacactcctccttgcatTGGCTACTGAACACACTCCCGATCTCAATCTTAGTTGTTCAAACTTAGCCTTAGGTAGAGTCTTGGTGAATAAATCAGCCAGTTGATCCTCTGTTTTGCAATATAATAGCTTAACTTCACCTTTCTGCTGCATTTTTCTGAGAAAGAATAATTTGATGTTGAAGTGCTTAGTTTTGTTGTGAAATACCAGGTTATTCGAGATAGCTATGGCTGCTTGATTGTCCGTAAACAACTTTATACTTCCTTCTTGCTCTAGGTTTAAATTAGTTAGCAATTTCTTTAGCCACAATGCTTGATTCACTACTGTTGTAGCAGCAATGAACTCTATTTCTACCGTGGATTGAGCCACGATTTCTTGCTTTTTAGAGCTCCAAGAAAATACCCCCGAGCCAATTGTAAAACAATAGCCTGAAGTACTCTTCATATCATCCAATGATCCACCCCAATCACTGTCAGAAAAACCATAAAGCCTGCATTCCTCTGTCTTATAAAACAGAACACCATAATCAAGCATTCCTTTAATATACCTCAGCACTCTTTTTGCAACCTTATAGTGTTCTGAAGAAGCACAAAGTAGAAATCTTGAAAGCATACTTACAGCTTGAAGAATGTTAGGTCTTGCAGCTGTAAAGTACATTAGACAACCCACAAGACTCTTGTAAATGGCTTCATTAGCCTTTTCAGTCCTATCTTCTATGGATAATCTGGCCTTTTGCTCCATTGGTGTAGTCATAGGTTTGCATTTCTCCATCTGAAATTTTTGAGGATCTCCTTGGCATATTTCAGCTGATGAATGAAGATACCATGTTAGAATTGCTGGATTTCCATGCCAGAAAATAAGACATCTCTCCTAAATCGATCATCTCAAATACCCTCATCTTCTCCAACTTAAACTGATCTATCTCCTTGAGTTTGCTTCCAGTTACTAGGAGATCATCTACATAGAGTGAGACATCAAGGAATTTGTAGTAGAGTGCTTAGTATAGAGAGTAGATTCACTCAAACTTCTGTTAAATCCCAAACTTaggagatgctcatcaatcctTGCATTCTAGGCTCTTGGAGActgctttaatccatataaagCTTTCATAAGCAAGTACACCTTATTCTCATGTCCCTCAACAACAAATCCTTCCGGTTGCTCAATAAAAATCTCCTCCTTTAGATAGCCATTTAAGAAGGCTGATTTGACATGAAGCTGAAATATCTTCCATTTTTTTAGCTGCAATGGAAAACACCAACCTGATTGTATCTAAACGAGCCACCGTGCATAAGTTTCGAAGTAGTCCATTCCAGCCACTTGTGCATAGCCTTTCACCACCAATCTAGCCTTGTGCTTGTTGATCGAGCCATCGGGATTCAACTTTGTTTTGAACACCCATCTAACTCCAATAATCATCCTATCATTTGGTTTGTCAACTAACTGCCAAGTGTTGTTTTTCTCAATCATACTAAGCTCCTCCTCCATTGCAGTCATCCAATAAGAATCTTTCTTGGCTTCATGAAAGCTTTTAGGCTCTAATAAGGTTAAATTGCAACGTTGATAAATATCTGACAGCATTCTTGTACCTTTAACAAGAAAATCATCAATGTTTTCATCTTCCATTGATAGTTGTTCGCTTGATAGAGGTGCTATAAaattatttccttcttcttcattccagTTCCACTGTTGATGCTCTTTAAATTGCACATCTCTTGTCACctcaattttgtttgtttgaggATGCTACACCCTATATGCTTTGGAAACATTGTTGTACCCAATGAGAATGCTTGGTTCAGCCCTCCTATCAAGCTTATCCCTCTTAACCTGTTGAACataagagaaacaaacacatcCAAACACTTTTAGGTTTTGCAAAAAAGGTTTATAACCATAGCTGGCCTCAAAAGGTGTTCTCCCTTGCACAGCCTTAGTAGGAAGCCTATTAAGCAAAAACACTGAAGTGATAGCTGCTTTAGCCCAAAATTTCTTTGGTAATCCTTTCTCATGCATCAAACACCGAGCCATGTTCATGATTGTTCTATTCTTCCTCTCActtacaccattttgttgtggagaatAAGGTGTAGTGAGCTAAAGTTCAATGCCAGCTGCTTCACAAAAATTATTGAACTGGTCTGAGGTATACTTAGTCCTATTATCAAACCTTAGCATCTGAATTTTACACCCACTTTGATTCTCTATCCATGTCTTAAATCTCCAGAAAATACCATCTACCTCAGActtgaatttcataaaataaatccaactaAATCTAGTTAGATCATCTATGAAAACAATGTAATACCTGCTTCCATTTAGAGATACCTCTGATTTTGGTCCACTGAGATTAGTGTGGATGAGTTGCAATCTCTGTTTTGCTCTCCATGAGCCTGCCTTGAATGGAAGTCTTGTTTGCTTCCCATAGTGGCAAGCCTTACAAACTATCAACTCTTTATCTAGCAGTGGCAAACCTTGCACCAAATTCTTTTTGCTCATTTGAAACACAGCTTCATGATGGTAGTGCCCCAACCTTTTATGCTACAATTTAGTAGCGTTGATTGTGGCTATTTGAGCCACTTGCACATCATTCACTGGATTTAAAGGAAAGCATTTACCTCTCATCTTTACTCTAAACAATTTCTGCCCCTTAGCATCAAGTATCAAGCacatcttgtcttcaaataaAACCTTAAAGCCTTTTTCAAGTAACTGACCAACACTTAGTAGATTATGGCTCACATCAGGTACATAAAGAACATTTGAGATCATTTTTGTACCTGCACTAGTGTCTATGGCTATAGTGCCTTCTCCCTTAACTGCCATATAATCACCAATCCCAATTTTGACTTTAATAGACTCAAATTTGTCAAGCACTTTAAACAACTCATGGTTGCTTGTCATATGATTTAAACAAGACTATCAACCAACCAACTTTCATCTGGACTTCTTGTTGCAAAACTTGCTGCAACAAATAGTTGCTTCTCTTGTTGTTGGTCTGCTACCTTTGCTTCTACAACTTGTTGAGACTTATTCTTGCAAAACTTTGCAATATGCCCCAATTGTTTACACTTGTGGCACTGCACATTCGGTCGTTTCCAACATCTATATGGCGGATGACCCTTCTTTCCACAGTATTGGCATGGAGGATACTCTTTCTTCCCACTGCTACTTGCTTTCCCATTAGCTGCATCAAATTCTTTCTTCCCCTGCTTCTTTCCTTTGTCACTTTGTTTTTGTTGAGACTTTACATACAATGCTCCCTCTATAGTTCCTTCCTGCCTCATAGATCTTCTTTGCTCTTGTGCTTGAAAAGCACTCAAGAGTTCTACTAAGGTTAACTTTGACAAATCCTTTGTATTTTCTAAGGCTGAAATTGTTGTCTCAAACCTTTCAGGGACTGAAACTAGAAACTTTTGGACAAGCCTCATGTCTGCAAATTCTCCTCCCAGTAATCTCAATTTGTTTGCAATCTCTAGAAGTTTATTGGAGTACTCTTGAATGGTCTCTGATTCCTTCATTTATTGTAGCTCAAAGTCTCTGATTAAATTCAACATCTGCATCCCTTTGATCTTCTCATCTCCTTCATACTCCTTCCTGAGAAAATCCTAGATTTCTTTTGTTGTCTTCAGAGTCACGATTCTTGTGAAAACGACTAGGGAAATAGCGAAGAATAGGCACGACTTTGCCTTTGATTTCCTTTGCTTTTTCTCCTTGTGATTCCTAAGTTATGCAACTATAGGATTGTGCGGTAATGGAGGAACTTCATAATCTTTCTCAACCACCTCCCAAAGATCGTTTGCATCTAGAAAAGCCTCCATCCTAATAGCCCAAATTTGATAGTTTGTTCCTTGAAACACCGACGGTGCTATAGCAGTGAATGGTGCTTTGGATTGCATGATGATTAGGCTGAACAGGAAAAACTAATGAAAAAAAGCTTGCTAGTATTaaactctctctcaatctcacaGGCTCCTCAAGAATattagctttgataccaatttgttggtTTCATGAAAGATAGAGCTTAGGAACAGATAGTAGAACAGATAGGAACGGACGAAGATCACACAACTTATTGAGTTCAATAGATTGTTTAAATACACAAGTCATCCTTATCTaataatctattcaaatacTTCCTCAACTATAGGAGATAACTATCAAAACAAACTATAGCTAAgactaatcaaataattcaaaaaacatAGCCTAAACTTTAGGAGTTTTAAATTAACCCTTATATGCtaaattttctctaacaaaCCAATTAAGAGATAGCTTTGAAAGCTATCTATTTGAACCTGTTTCAGCAGCTTATCAGCTGCCGAGGCATTCTTTCACAACAGTTCTCCTCGAGGAAGAGGTTTGTTGGCATGAGCTGTTTGTGGAGAGATTATAGGGATTGCCAAGAATTGATAATAAAGATTTGTAGAGAAATTATAGAGATTTGTAGGACAGTGTGTTAGAACAGTAgtttctatggcacacaccaagagggggggtgaattggatatttaaaaaaaaaaacttgatagaactttgaaatccttttgatgaaaaattcgatgcaagtgaggattattgaattgcttgaaataataaatgaaataaaactacaagcacaagagaagaacacaaaggatttatagtggttcggcttaacctaagcctaatccactaccttagctcctcactaaggatttttcaaaccatccactaaaaccccctacttaaaccaagtaggtcctctagtccaagactaggaaaatacaaaacctcccactcaaatgggccctctagctacacaagctaggaagaataagaaatatagaatatgagagaatctaagagatgaatctcttagttacaatgtctctcaagattaaacaaggcttaaataaatatattaacaataatagaatgaagccttggagagaaaagtataacaatgaagGCACAGAGcactgtaaatacaaatgaaGATAAACcgtaagctcaaattaattcatttccatccattagccctCTCTTGATCTTgtttgagttgtatttatagggttccataaagattgaagaagaaactagccgtttggagccgttgggatttgaaaaaatagccgttggaagctttctgcgaaacacatagtctacagagaaaataggttagtcgactatttcttcaaataaaaaccaaacatagtcgacagacagaaagtgatagtcgactatttctaacacaaaaatctcatagtcaaCAGATacaaaagcatagtcgactattgtaaaaatgtgaagaaaattttgaattttatgaacaaaaatagtcgacagatgaaaagccatagtcgactatccttacatgatagtcgacagatcctaaaatagttgacagatgccATAAATAGTCGAGAGATCaaaaacagcatagtcgactatccttatgtatagtcgactatccttaacagcatagtcgactattcttaggcATAGTCAATAGAATGAAATACATAGTGgactatccattttgaaaaaatgaaaacttaacaaatcctcatttcgattcttttgaaaacaagttgagattattaaaaacatatttattttgaatctaaacacactcaaccacacttcaacatttctcctatataaattttcataactttgcttcaaggagatttaaagattgttttttacattcatgtaaattgattaaaaataaatttatccataaagattactcataaagatttagagattgattttcatatagtcattatcaaaaccactattttattatccaagagtaaaatatcacagTGGAGATTCTATCTTTCTTCCTAGAATAGCTCTATGTATCTATGTATAAATAACTTCTTATACTCAACCTTTGAAATGAAGAAAACTGAGAACCAATTGTCAAATTgtgatggtatcagagcatgagATCCTAAGAGTGTTTACCTCAATCAAACGCCACCAAAACTAATTGGAAACTATGACTAAAACTAATGACTTGACAGTAGGACCAGCAAAATGGTGATCAATCTACCACGACCATTCTTAATGACTTAATGATTTGAATGACGCAAGTTTTAACCCAGAACCAACCCAAGTATCGACCTTTGAACCTCCCATGACACTGATCGACATCGAGCTAGATGGCACTGACTATGGCCTATGGTCTCAAGTTGTCGAGATGTACATATCTGGCAAAGACAAACTGGGATACATCAATGGAGATATTCCACAACCTAAACCTATAGACCCAACGTTCAAGAAGTGGCAGATTGAGAACACTGTTATGAAAAGGTGGTTGATCAACTCCATCGATCCATCATTGATCGGTAACTTCATCCACTACCCAACGAAAAAACTGGTATGGAATTCAATTGCTACAACTTTTTTTGATGGATCTGACACTTCTCAGGTttatgaattaaagaagaaagttGCTAGGATGATAAGTTTAGTAAGTTAATTAGTTGGATTAGTAAATGagttaaattaatgaatttagacaatggctaattaattaattacttagccctatgtatatgtataattttgATAAGGGTGTTGTAGGTACGCTACCAGTTTGTACAATGAAATAGAGTTGGTCACCGAGCAACAACAAATTAAGGTAAGAGTTTAATATGCTATGTGTGTAAATTACTTTTGTCATGGCTTGCATAAGATATTGAGGAAGTGCCTAGGCATGGGGAAGTGGGTTTTGGACCGTGTGAGTCTCGAGATAGGGTCATAGAAGAAACCACCAGGGGccacctagagcctgagataggtgcgATGAACGGGCTTGCATGCACGCTGCACTTCATTTTTGTCTATGATGTCATACTTATtaatttattgcattgcatatTACCTTTATTGAGTCCTCGGACTCACCCCCTTCACTCCCACTAACCCAACAGATAGCTCGGGATCTAAGAAAGGGAAAACGGTACTAGTGGAAGGGTCGCCGGTCAACAATGATTGCGGGCAGTGAGAATGTAGGTCGTGTCTTGtgttttttatgtaatttataagTTTTGTATTTGACTATGAGAGATgacaatgaattaaataaaatttagtttagACCAAAttaaggttcccactatgagtaaCTCAGTGAGTGTGAACTAGATATGCTTGACCATTGGAGTATTGTATTGGGTAtgttggtatttatttattttatttgaaattggatttatattttAGGGGCCTAATCGAGTTCGAGAATCGAGTAAATTTTTGCTGCCTAAGTATTTTAAACCCGAGTTTTCAATAGTCGAAGGCGgtgaagcctggaccccacccaagGTGcccaatattattttaatattttatgttggcAGGGCATAGCCATCCTTCGAGACAGGCCGGGATTGTAACCGTAGGTTACGGTGGCACCCAGTAGTGGGGCCGGGGCGTTACAttaaatcttttcaaaagatccattgcatattttctttgtgaaataAATATCCCATCAACTCCTTGTTTCACCTCAAGACCaagaaaataatgcaataaGCCCAAGACATCTCAAACTTCTTAATCATGCAATCTTTAAATCCAACAATAATAAACTCATTGGAACCCATATAAA from Diospyros lotus cultivar Yz01 chromosome 4, ASM1463336v1, whole genome shotgun sequence includes the following:
- the LOC127799722 gene encoding uncharacterized protein LOC127799722, which produces MKESETIQEYSNKLLEIANKLRLLGGEFADMRLVQKFLVSVPERFETTISALENTKDLSKLTLVELLSAFQAQEQRRSMRQEGTIEGALYVKSQQKQSDKGKKQGKKEFDAANGKASSSGKKEYPPCQYCGKKGHPPYRCWKRPNVQCHKCKQLGHIAKFCKNKSQQVVEAKVADQQQEKQLFVAASFATRSPDEIKGEGTIAIDTSAGTKMISNVLYVPDVSHNLLSVGQLLEKGFKVLFEDKMCLILDAKGQKLFRVKMRGLPLLDKELIVCKACHYGKQTRLPFKAGSWRAKQRLQLIHTNLSGPKSEVKRDKLDRRAEPSILIGYNNVSKAYRV